Proteins encoded together in one Corallococcus caeni window:
- a CDS encoding DsbA family protein, with the protein MKPNVIVALLVGLVLGFVGGRAASGSKATPGNTPTVAQAANKPARAVDPTVFKVPVDGAPSKGSVNALVTLVEFSDYECPFCSRANTTVEQLQKDYGSKLRVVMRQNPLSFHPHARPAALAALAAGEQGKYWDMHSLLFANNKKLDGESLEGYAKQIGLDVAKWKADMADSRLGAAIDKDAALAQQLGASGTPAFFINGRFLSGAQPIDNFKALIDEELSKAEGLVKSGVAPSQVYARTIEKGLERAPARGQQQAEPPAAAKKVDVPADSPVVGPATAKVTIVEWSDFECPFCSRAVPTINKIKETYGKDVRVVFRHQPLPMHSHAKLAAQASMAAHEQGKFWEMHDKLFANQRALERGDLEKYAQEIGLDVNKFKAALDSNKFSAKIDADSAAGMAVGANGTPAFFINGRFLSGAQPFEAFKPLIDQEIAKADKALAAGTKAEDLYAKLNQDNVNAAPAAPAAPAEPEVQKVEVGNAPVRGPKNAPVTIVAWSDFECPFCGRAVPTIEQVEKEYKGKVKFAFKHQPLPFHQHAKAAAQASMAANEQGKFWEMHDKLFANQRALDRESLDKYARELKLDMNKFTVAMDSGKFDKQIEADMADGASKGANGTPTFFINGRTLVGAQPFDAFKRVIDEELKKAGVVMAAEAK; encoded by the coding sequence ATGAAGCCCAATGTCATCGTGGCCTTGCTGGTCGGCCTGGTGCTCGGGTTCGTTGGCGGCCGTGCCGCCAGCGGCTCGAAAGCCACCCCCGGCAACACGCCCACTGTCGCGCAGGCGGCCAACAAGCCCGCGCGCGCCGTGGACCCCACCGTCTTCAAGGTGCCCGTGGATGGCGCCCCCTCCAAGGGCAGCGTCAACGCGCTCGTCACCCTGGTGGAGTTCAGCGACTACGAGTGCCCGTTCTGCAGCCGCGCGAACACCACCGTCGAGCAGCTCCAGAAGGACTACGGCAGCAAGCTGCGCGTGGTGATGCGCCAGAACCCGCTGTCCTTCCACCCGCACGCCAGGCCCGCGGCCCTCGCGGCGCTCGCGGCCGGTGAGCAGGGCAAGTACTGGGACATGCACAGCCTCCTCTTCGCCAACAACAAGAAGCTGGATGGGGAGAGCCTGGAGGGCTACGCCAAGCAGATCGGCCTGGACGTGGCGAAGTGGAAGGCGGACATGGCGGACTCCCGCCTGGGTGCCGCCATCGACAAGGATGCGGCCCTGGCCCAGCAGCTGGGCGCCAGCGGCACGCCGGCCTTCTTCATCAACGGCCGCTTCCTCTCCGGCGCGCAGCCCATCGACAACTTCAAGGCCCTCATCGACGAGGAGCTCTCCAAGGCCGAGGGCCTGGTGAAGAGCGGCGTCGCCCCGTCGCAGGTGTACGCGCGCACCATCGAGAAGGGCCTCGAGCGCGCCCCGGCCCGCGGCCAGCAGCAGGCGGAGCCCCCCGCCGCCGCGAAGAAGGTGGACGTCCCCGCGGACTCCCCCGTCGTCGGCCCGGCCACCGCGAAGGTGACCATCGTCGAGTGGTCCGACTTCGAGTGCCCGTTCTGCAGCCGCGCCGTCCCCACCATCAACAAGATCAAGGAGACCTACGGCAAGGACGTGCGCGTGGTGTTCCGCCACCAGCCGCTGCCCATGCACTCGCACGCGAAGCTCGCCGCGCAGGCCTCCATGGCCGCCCACGAGCAGGGCAAGTTCTGGGAGATGCACGACAAGCTCTTCGCCAACCAGCGCGCCCTGGAGCGCGGTGACCTGGAGAAGTACGCCCAGGAGATCGGCCTGGACGTGAACAAGTTCAAGGCCGCCCTGGACTCCAACAAGTTCTCCGCGAAGATCGACGCGGACTCCGCCGCGGGCATGGCGGTGGGCGCCAACGGCACGCCGGCCTTCTTCATCAACGGCCGCTTCCTCTCCGGCGCGCAGCCCTTCGAGGCCTTCAAGCCCCTCATCGACCAGGAGATCGCCAAGGCCGACAAGGCGCTCGCGGCCGGCACCAAGGCGGAGGACCTCTACGCCAAGCTGAACCAGGACAACGTCAACGCCGCTCCGGCCGCCCCCGCGGCGCCCGCCGAGCCGGAGGTGCAGAAGGTGGAAGTCGGCAACGCCCCGGTCCGCGGTCCGAAGAACGCGCCCGTGACCATCGTCGCCTGGTCCGACTTCGAGTGCCCCTTCTGCGGCCGCGCCGTGCCGACCATCGAGCAGGTGGAGAAGGAGTACAAGGGCAAGGTCAAGTTCGCCTTCAAGCACCAGCCCCTGCCCTTCCACCAGCACGCGAAGGCCGCCGCGCAGGCCTCCATGGCCGCGAACGAGCAGGGCAAGTTCTGGGAGATGCACGACAAGCTCTTCGCCAACCAGCGCGCGCTGGACCGCGAGAGCCTGGACAAGTACGCCCGGGAGCTGAAGCTGGACATGAACAAGTTCACGGTCGCCATGGACTCGGGCAAGTTCGACAAGCAGATCGAGGCGGACATGGCGGACGGTGCCTCCAAGGGCGCCAACGGCACGCCCACCTTCTTCATCAACGGCCGCACGCTGGTGGGTGCGCAGCCCTTCGATGCCTTCAAGCGCGTCATCGACGAGGAGCTGAAGAAGGCCGGCGTCGTGATGGCGGCGGAAGCGAAGTAG
- a CDS encoding sulfurtransferase TusA family protein, with product MEAGVRVDTSGALCPVPILEIAKAMRRLAPGTLVELLSTDRGLEADLPAWCDATGNELVRMERRGAHYVGWVRKAG from the coding sequence ATGGAAGCCGGTGTGCGCGTGGATACGTCCGGGGCCCTCTGCCCCGTGCCCATCCTGGAGATCGCCAAGGCGATGCGCCGCCTTGCGCCCGGGACGCTGGTGGAGCTGCTCTCCACCGACCGCGGGCTGGAGGCGGACCTGCCCGCGTGGTGCGACGCGACGGGCAACGAGCTCGTCCGCATGGAGCGCCGCGGCGCCCACTATGTGGGCTGGGTGCGCAAGGCGGGGTGA
- a CDS encoding ATP-binding cassette domain-containing protein: MSDLAIQLSNVSKRFGPKVAVNAVSLQVQKGDVFGLIGPNGAGKTTTFSMMCGYLYPSEGSLQVMGVSPTAPGALKGRVGALPQDAVLPPGWEVGALLMYWARLSDLPQPEHEARGALEKVGLMEAWKVQTQALSHGMAKRAAMAQALMGRPPLVLLDEPTAGLDPRIAAQVRQVIKDMKGTQTVVVSSHNLQELEELCDAAAILDKGSLAQAGTMSELTGQGAEFRVQIARGDVIIPEITSMPGVTDARMEGPDVLRVRFDGQAHKAEEVISRTVGHLLQHQVLILGVSRGRRLEDRVLQLL; the protein is encoded by the coding sequence GTGAGCGACCTGGCCATCCAGCTGTCCAACGTCTCCAAGCGCTTTGGCCCCAAGGTCGCCGTCAACGCGGTCAGCCTCCAGGTCCAGAAGGGCGACGTCTTCGGCCTCATCGGGCCCAACGGCGCCGGCAAGACGACCACCTTCTCCATGATGTGCGGCTACCTCTACCCGTCGGAGGGCTCGCTCCAGGTGATGGGCGTGTCGCCCACCGCGCCCGGCGCCCTCAAGGGCCGCGTGGGCGCGCTGCCCCAGGACGCGGTGCTGCCCCCGGGCTGGGAGGTGGGCGCGCTGCTCATGTACTGGGCCCGCCTGTCGGACCTGCCCCAGCCGGAGCACGAGGCCCGCGGCGCCCTGGAGAAGGTGGGCCTGATGGAGGCCTGGAAGGTCCAGACGCAGGCGCTCAGCCACGGCATGGCCAAGCGCGCCGCCATGGCCCAGGCCCTGATGGGCCGCCCGCCCCTCGTCCTCCTGGACGAACCCACCGCCGGCCTGGATCCGCGCATCGCCGCGCAGGTGCGCCAGGTCATCAAGGACATGAAGGGCACACAGACGGTGGTCGTCTCCAGCCACAACCTCCAGGAGCTGGAGGAGCTGTGCGACGCCGCCGCCATCCTCGACAAGGGCTCGCTCGCGCAGGCGGGCACCATGTCCGAGCTCACCGGCCAGGGCGCCGAGTTCCGCGTCCAGATTGCCCGGGGCGACGTCATCATCCCGGAGATCACCTCCATGCCCGGCGTCACCGACGCGCGCATGGAGGGCCCGGACGTGCTGCGCGTGCGCTTCGACGGACAGGCCCACAAGGCGGAGGAGGTCATCAGCCGCACCGTCGGCCACCTCCTCCAGCACCAGGTCCTCATCCTCGGCGTCAGCCGCGGCCGCCGTCTGGAGGACCGCGTCCTTCAGCTGCTGTAG
- a CDS encoding ABC transporter permease produces MIWAAELRRAVRSGRAIVLLGLYSMFSALVLLVVGFVTRELQAQVNAKLAESGGDAEMATQAAEQLHQGVLGFLASNDAAMMEALAKVPIVVLIVFKITLFFLPAYIALMGFDQVSGEVGPRSMRYLTVRARRSSVLLGKFLSQATLLVGLVLIIDLAIFVYARIINDDFAFGVLVLNLLKFWSATIVFSLAYVALTTLCSSLFRSPAVSLVFNFILLFVFWLMDSVGRAVGEENLLRFLRYLSPSYYSTNLLHPRLAEFAVSGAAYAAFAAVFLFGAYGVLRARDL; encoded by the coding sequence GTGATCTGGGCAGCGGAGCTGCGCCGGGCCGTGAGAAGCGGCCGGGCCATCGTGCTGCTCGGGCTCTACAGCATGTTCTCCGCGCTGGTGCTGCTGGTGGTGGGCTTCGTCACCCGGGAGCTGCAGGCCCAGGTGAACGCGAAGCTCGCTGAGTCCGGCGGGGACGCGGAGATGGCCACGCAGGCCGCGGAGCAGCTGCACCAGGGCGTGCTGGGCTTCCTCGCCAGCAACGACGCCGCGATGATGGAGGCGCTGGCGAAGGTGCCCATCGTGGTGCTCATCGTCTTCAAGATCACCCTCTTCTTCCTGCCCGCCTACATCGCGCTGATGGGCTTCGACCAGGTGAGCGGCGAGGTGGGCCCGCGCTCCATGCGCTACCTCACGGTGCGCGCGCGCCGCTCGTCGGTGCTCCTGGGCAAGTTCCTCTCCCAGGCCACGCTGCTGGTGGGGCTGGTGCTGATCATCGACCTGGCCATCTTCGTCTACGCGCGCATCATCAACGACGACTTCGCCTTCGGGGTGCTGGTGCTCAACCTCCTGAAGTTCTGGAGCGCCACCATCGTCTTCTCGCTGGCCTACGTGGCCCTCACCACCCTGTGCTCCAGCCTCTTCCGCAGCCCGGCGGTGAGCCTCGTCTTCAACTTCATCCTGCTCTTCGTCTTCTGGCTGATGGACTCCGTGGGGCGCGCGGTGGGCGAGGAGAACCTGCTGCGCTTCCTGCGCTACCTGTCCCCGTCCTACTACTCGACCAACCTGCTGCACCCGAGGCTCGCCGAGTTCGCCGTCAGCGGCGCGGCCTACGCCGCCTTCGCGGCCGTCTTCCTCTTCGGCGCCTACGGCGTCCTGCGCGCGAGGGACCTGTGA
- a CDS encoding penicillin-binding transpeptidase domain-containing protein, whose protein sequence is MTKRRLLAALPLFPLTLLLGASAPRTDANPAPSPAASTDAQTLARAVSALGTDAGPSGARALVEKVEAEQRAQAGTPDSGTASVAQAPVAPDSGTAPDVVVAQEATDTRPVDARALAEALAAKDAAALEPGMVPPMPVPSREKAPPFSKLQGLPRAQDLVARAKLEGNKLVVKGGKSAPDQVLTIDPGLQASLTKIMQNYQVPYGAAVVLEPSTGRVLAMAEHSEAKPELRGLAVRAVYPAASIFKIVTGSALMEAGVSPETEACFHGGKRRLNERQLEDTERDGACYSLALAMGKSANVIFAKMTSKHLSADALKRMAARLRFNREIPFAQPLDVSLAYIPEDGFALANTGAGFGDVYLSPLHGALLAAMAANEGRWVDPVLVEPEPFMPLPEPEPVLTPTAAHGLTKMLEETVTHGTARGVFRERGFQVKDAVGKTGTLADREPFRDYSWFVGFAPKDHPRVAVAALIVNDPKWRIRGSYLGREALRLALERIPAPVEVTAPAGAAGKH, encoded by the coding sequence ATGACGAAGCGCCGCCTGCTCGCAGCCCTGCCGCTGTTCCCCCTCACGCTCCTCCTGGGTGCCTCCGCGCCCAGGACGGACGCGAACCCCGCGCCGTCACCCGCCGCCTCGACGGACGCCCAGACGCTGGCGCGGGCCGTGAGCGCGCTGGGAACGGACGCGGGCCCCTCGGGCGCCCGCGCGCTGGTGGAGAAGGTGGAGGCCGAGCAGCGCGCCCAGGCGGGTACTCCGGACTCAGGGACCGCGAGCGTCGCGCAGGCTCCGGTCGCCCCGGATTCCGGGACCGCCCCCGACGTCGTGGTGGCCCAGGAGGCCACGGACACGCGCCCGGTGGATGCCCGCGCGCTGGCGGAAGCGCTGGCCGCGAAGGACGCGGCCGCGCTGGAGCCCGGAATGGTGCCCCCGATGCCGGTGCCCTCGCGGGAGAAGGCGCCGCCGTTCAGCAAGCTCCAGGGGCTGCCCCGCGCGCAGGACCTGGTGGCCCGCGCGAAGCTGGAGGGCAACAAGCTGGTGGTGAAGGGCGGCAAGAGCGCGCCGGATCAGGTGCTCACCATCGACCCCGGCCTCCAGGCGTCCCTCACGAAGATCATGCAGAACTACCAGGTGCCCTACGGCGCCGCGGTGGTGCTGGAGCCCTCCACGGGCCGCGTCCTCGCGATGGCGGAGCACTCGGAGGCGAAGCCGGAGCTGCGCGGGCTGGCCGTCCGCGCGGTGTACCCCGCCGCGAGCATCTTCAAGATCGTCACCGGCAGCGCGCTCATGGAGGCCGGCGTATCCCCCGAGACCGAGGCGTGCTTCCACGGCGGCAAGCGCCGGCTGAACGAGCGGCAGCTCGAGGACACCGAGCGCGACGGCGCCTGCTATTCGCTTGCGCTGGCCATGGGCAAGAGCGCCAACGTCATCTTCGCCAAGATGACCAGCAAGCACCTGAGCGCGGACGCACTCAAGCGCATGGCGGCGCGCCTGCGCTTCAACCGCGAGATCCCCTTCGCCCAGCCGCTGGACGTGTCGCTCGCGTACATCCCGGAGGACGGCTTCGCGCTCGCCAACACCGGCGCGGGCTTCGGTGACGTGTACCTGTCCCCGCTGCACGGCGCGCTCCTGGCCGCGATGGCCGCCAACGAGGGCCGCTGGGTCGACCCGGTGCTGGTGGAGCCGGAGCCCTTCATGCCGCTGCCGGAGCCGGAGCCCGTGCTCACGCCCACCGCCGCGCACGGGCTCACGAAGATGCTGGAGGAGACCGTCACCCACGGCACCGCGCGCGGCGTCTTCCGCGAGCGCGGCTTCCAGGTGAAGGACGCCGTGGGGAAGACGGGCACGCTCGCGGACCGCGAGCCCTTCCGCGACTACTCGTGGTTCGTCGGCTTCGCTCCCAAGGACCACCCGCGCGTGGCCGTGGCCGCGCTCATCGTGAACGACCCGAAGTGGCGCATCCGCGGCTCCTACCTGGGCCGCGAGGCCCTGCGCCTGGCGCTGGAGCGCATCCCCGCGCCGGT